From the Scophthalmus maximus strain ysfricsl-2021 chromosome 11, ASM2237912v1, whole genome shotgun sequence genome, one window contains:
- the LOC118298930 gene encoding von Willebrand factor A domain-containing protein 5A-like isoform X2 gives MVNVCGLVTAKQEPVPLKSIEVELEVRDHVATVVSTLLYENKEDKPIEAVFVFPLPGDAAVCHFSATIGQTQIVAEVKEKQEAREEYDDALSSGQQAFLLEESEQSPDIFTLSVGSLPPGESASIRLEYVTELAVQADDGLRFCLPAVLNPRYRPRGSEGGEGAGVQVTSVPASLVPYSLSFSARVSSPRPVTKVESSCSLEPLQYLDTERTQASVKLAAGHRFDRDVELLIHYKDAHRPTAVAEAGQASAKPGTLMADPAVMLSLYPEFPESVMSSVASRGEFVLLMDRSGSMGSPMTNSKRHQTRISSARDTLLLLLKSLPMGCHFNIYSFGSAYEHVFPQSVEYSEKTLEEALRRVEAMDADLGGTEILQPLKHILSQPCIPSQPRQLFVFTDGQVANTKEVMSLVRKNSGSHRCFSFGIGEGASSALINGLAKEGGGHAQFITGTDRMQPKVMQSLRFALQPTVVDISITWDLPEGVSVTVLSPPITALFQGQRSLIYAQLSGESSEAAEGCVTVKYSLAAHPSQNQLRFSLKPAEDSGSTVHRLAARTRIRSLETEGQQGGGVKEKVVELSVQSGVSSSFTAFVAVNKGSGEPVRGPLVRRDVPTPDLRNAICGKRRQFRPMGLIPDMQPMMSRNKTLCGLKQKIITRRKPKGVQRHGASPDFFDLACDEEEHATPQQFCRDPLLQLVSLQKASGCWLPDPALAASLGKTSEETEKTKPPSANRELWATILALIWLHGVKVDAKEEWELLAMKAVSWLRAQNAPCMAECVEAGNTLLGCSVQKDVLGL, from the exons ATGGTGAACGTCTGTGGCCTCGTCACTGCCAAACAAGAGCCAG TTCCTCTGAAGAGCAtcgaggtggagctggaggtgaggGACCACGTGGCCACGGTGGTCTCCACTCTGCTCTACGAGAACAAGGAGGACAAACCCATAGAGGCCGTGTTCGTCTTCCCTCTGCCCGGAGACGCCGCCGTCTGTCACTTCAGTGCCACGATCGGTCAGACGCAGATTGTAGCCGAGGTGAAGGAGAAACAGGAG GCTCGCGAGGAGTATGACGACGCGCTGAGCTCCGGTCAGCAGGCCTTCCTGTTGGAGGAGAGCGAGCAGAGTCCGGACATATTCACTCTGAGCGTGGGCAGCCTGCCCCCGGGAGAGAGCGCCTCCATCAGGCTGGAGTACGTCACTGAGCTGGCCGTGCAGGCCGACGACGGCCTGAGGTTTTGTCTGCCTGCCGTGCTCAACCCTCGCTACCGACCTCGGG gaagtgaaggtggTGAAGGTGCCGGCGTCCAGGTGACCTCTGTTCCTGCCTCTCTGGTTCCCTACAGTCTGTCGTTCTCTGCCCGAGTGTCCTCTCCTCGCCCCGTCACTAAAGTGGAGTCCAGCTGCTCCCTGGAGCCTCTCCAGTACCTCGACACGGAGCGGACCCAGGCCTCG GTCAAGTTGGCTGCAGGACACAGGTTCGACCGAGACGTCGAACTGCTGATTCATTACAAAGATGCCCACCGGCCCACTGCGGTGGCGGAGGCGGGACAGGCCTCTGCCAAACCTG GGACTCTGATGGCAGATCCAGCGGTGATGCTGAGCCTGTACCCCGAGTTCCCCGAGTCGGTGATGTCGTCAGTCGCCTCACGTGGAGAGTTTGTGCTCCTGATGGATCGGTCGGGGAGTATGGGCTCACCTATGACAAACAGCAAGCGCCATCAGACTCGCATTAGCAGCGCCAGG gacactctgctgctcctgttgAAGAGCTTACCGATGGGCTGCCACTTCAACATCTACAGCTTCGGGTCCGCCTACGAGCACGTCTTCCC TCAGAGCGTGGAGTACAGCGAGAAGACCCTGGAAGAGGCCCTGAGGAGAGTCGAGGCGATGGATGCTGACCTGGGAGGAACAGAGATCCTTCAGCCCCTCAAACATATTCTCAGCCAGCCCTGCATTCCCAGTCAGCCGCGACAA CTCTTTGTCTTCACTGACGGACAGGTGGCCAACACCAAAGAGGTGATGAGCCTGGTGAGGAAGAATTCAGGCTCCCACAG GTGTTTCTCTTTTGGGATCGGAGAAGGAGCCAGCTCTGCTCTCATCAATGGGTTGGCCAAGGAAGGAGGAGGTCACGCTCAGTTCATCACAGGGACGGACAGGATGCAGCCTAAA GTGATGCAGTCGCTGCGATTTGCTCTGCAGCCAACGGTGGTGGACATCTCCATCACATGGGATCTGCCAGAGGGCGTGTCCGTCACCGTGCTCTCTCCGCCAATCACAGCACTTTtccagggtcagaggtcactgatTTACGCCCAGCTCAGCGGAGAG AGCTCGGAGGCAGCGGAGGGCTGCGTGACAGTGAAGTACAGCCTGGCGGCTCATCCCTCGCAGAACCAGCTCCGCTTCAGTCTGAAACCTGCAGAGGACTCTgg GTCAACGGTCCACAGGCTGGCCGCTCGCACCCGGATACGCAGCCTGGAGACGGAGGGGCAGCAAGgtggaggagtgaaggagaaggTGGTGGAGCTCAGTGTGCAGTCGGGAGTGAGCAGCTCCTTCACGGCCTTCGTCGCCGTGAACAAAGGCAGCGGCGAGCCGGTCAGAGGGCCGCTGGTGCGCAGAGACGTCCCAACGCCCG ACTTGCGTAACGCCATTTGTGGCAAGAGACGTCAGTTCAGGCCAATGG GTCTGATCCCTGACATGCAACCCATGATGT CTCGGAATAAAACATTGTGTGGTCTGAAGCAGAAGATCATCACCCGGAGAAAACCAAAAGGAGTACAGAGACATGGAGCGTCTCCGGATTTTTTTG actTAGCTtgtgatgaagaagaacatgCCACACCCCAGCAGTTTTGCAGAGaccctctgctgcagctggtctCCCTCCAGAAGGCGTCCGGCTGCTGGCTGCCTGATCCGGCTCTGGCTGCCTCGCTGGGGAAGACCagcgaggagacggagaaaaCAAAGCCTCCGTCG GCGAACCGGGAATTGTGGGCCACCATTCTGGCTCTGATCTGGCTCCATGGTGTCAAGGTGGATGCGAAGGAAGAGTGGGAGCTTCTGGCTATGAAGGCTGTGTCCTGGCTCCGCGCTCAGAACg caccATGTATGGCAGAGTGCGTGGAAGCTGGAAACACACTGTTGGGTTGCAGTGTGCAGAAAGACGTCCTGGGGCTCTGa
- the LOC118298930 gene encoding von Willebrand factor A domain-containing protein 5A-like isoform X3, giving the protein MVNVCGLVTAKQEPVPLKSIEVELEVRDHVATVVSTLLYENKEDKPIEAVFVFPLPGDAAVCHFSATIGQTQIVAEVKEKQEAREEYDDALSSGQQAFLLEESEQSPDIFTLSVGSLPPGESASIRLEYVTELAVQADDGLRFCLPAVLNPRYRPRGSEGGEGAGVQVTSVPASLVPYSLSFSARVSSPRPVTKVESSCSLEPLQYLDTERTQASVKLAAGHRFDRDVELLIHYKDAHRPTAVAEAGQASAKPGTLMADPAVMLSLYPEFPESVMSSVASRGEFVLLMDRSGSMGSPMTNSKRHQTRISSARDTLLLLLKSLPMGCHFNIYSFGSAYEHVFPQSVEYSEKTLEEALRRVEAMDADLGGTEILQPLKHILSQPCIPSQPRQLFVFTDGQVANTKEVMSLVRKNSGSHRCFSFGIGEGASSALINGLAKEGGGHAQFITGTDRMQPKVMQSLRFALQPTVVDISITWDLPEGVSVTVLSPPITALFQGQRSLIYAQLSGESSEAAEGCVTVKYSLAAHPSQNQLRFSLKPAEDSGSTVHRLAARTRIRSLETEGQQGGGVKEKVVELSVQSGVSSSFTAFVAVNKGSGEPVRGPLVRRDVPTPDLRNAICGKRRQFRPMDLACDEEEHATPQQFCRDPLLQLVSLQKASGCWLPDPALAASLGKTSEETEKTKPPSANRELWATILALIWLHGVKVDAKEEWELLAMKAVSWLRAQNAPCMAECVEAGNTLLGCSVQKDVLGL; this is encoded by the exons ATGGTGAACGTCTGTGGCCTCGTCACTGCCAAACAAGAGCCAG TTCCTCTGAAGAGCAtcgaggtggagctggaggtgaggGACCACGTGGCCACGGTGGTCTCCACTCTGCTCTACGAGAACAAGGAGGACAAACCCATAGAGGCCGTGTTCGTCTTCCCTCTGCCCGGAGACGCCGCCGTCTGTCACTTCAGTGCCACGATCGGTCAGACGCAGATTGTAGCCGAGGTGAAGGAGAAACAGGAG GCTCGCGAGGAGTATGACGACGCGCTGAGCTCCGGTCAGCAGGCCTTCCTGTTGGAGGAGAGCGAGCAGAGTCCGGACATATTCACTCTGAGCGTGGGCAGCCTGCCCCCGGGAGAGAGCGCCTCCATCAGGCTGGAGTACGTCACTGAGCTGGCCGTGCAGGCCGACGACGGCCTGAGGTTTTGTCTGCCTGCCGTGCTCAACCCTCGCTACCGACCTCGGG gaagtgaaggtggTGAAGGTGCCGGCGTCCAGGTGACCTCTGTTCCTGCCTCTCTGGTTCCCTACAGTCTGTCGTTCTCTGCCCGAGTGTCCTCTCCTCGCCCCGTCACTAAAGTGGAGTCCAGCTGCTCCCTGGAGCCTCTCCAGTACCTCGACACGGAGCGGACCCAGGCCTCG GTCAAGTTGGCTGCAGGACACAGGTTCGACCGAGACGTCGAACTGCTGATTCATTACAAAGATGCCCACCGGCCCACTGCGGTGGCGGAGGCGGGACAGGCCTCTGCCAAACCTG GGACTCTGATGGCAGATCCAGCGGTGATGCTGAGCCTGTACCCCGAGTTCCCCGAGTCGGTGATGTCGTCAGTCGCCTCACGTGGAGAGTTTGTGCTCCTGATGGATCGGTCGGGGAGTATGGGCTCACCTATGACAAACAGCAAGCGCCATCAGACTCGCATTAGCAGCGCCAGG gacactctgctgctcctgttgAAGAGCTTACCGATGGGCTGCCACTTCAACATCTACAGCTTCGGGTCCGCCTACGAGCACGTCTTCCC TCAGAGCGTGGAGTACAGCGAGAAGACCCTGGAAGAGGCCCTGAGGAGAGTCGAGGCGATGGATGCTGACCTGGGAGGAACAGAGATCCTTCAGCCCCTCAAACATATTCTCAGCCAGCCCTGCATTCCCAGTCAGCCGCGACAA CTCTTTGTCTTCACTGACGGACAGGTGGCCAACACCAAAGAGGTGATGAGCCTGGTGAGGAAGAATTCAGGCTCCCACAG GTGTTTCTCTTTTGGGATCGGAGAAGGAGCCAGCTCTGCTCTCATCAATGGGTTGGCCAAGGAAGGAGGAGGTCACGCTCAGTTCATCACAGGGACGGACAGGATGCAGCCTAAA GTGATGCAGTCGCTGCGATTTGCTCTGCAGCCAACGGTGGTGGACATCTCCATCACATGGGATCTGCCAGAGGGCGTGTCCGTCACCGTGCTCTCTCCGCCAATCACAGCACTTTtccagggtcagaggtcactgatTTACGCCCAGCTCAGCGGAGAG AGCTCGGAGGCAGCGGAGGGCTGCGTGACAGTGAAGTACAGCCTGGCGGCTCATCCCTCGCAGAACCAGCTCCGCTTCAGTCTGAAACCTGCAGAGGACTCTgg GTCAACGGTCCACAGGCTGGCCGCTCGCACCCGGATACGCAGCCTGGAGACGGAGGGGCAGCAAGgtggaggagtgaaggagaaggTGGTGGAGCTCAGTGTGCAGTCGGGAGTGAGCAGCTCCTTCACGGCCTTCGTCGCCGTGAACAAAGGCAGCGGCGAGCCGGTCAGAGGGCCGCTGGTGCGCAGAGACGTCCCAACGCCCG ACTTGCGTAACGCCATTTGTGGCAAGAGACGTCAGTTCAGGCCAATGG actTAGCTtgtgatgaagaagaacatgCCACACCCCAGCAGTTTTGCAGAGaccctctgctgcagctggtctCCCTCCAGAAGGCGTCCGGCTGCTGGCTGCCTGATCCGGCTCTGGCTGCCTCGCTGGGGAAGACCagcgaggagacggagaaaaCAAAGCCTCCGTCG GCGAACCGGGAATTGTGGGCCACCATTCTGGCTCTGATCTGGCTCCATGGTGTCAAGGTGGATGCGAAGGAAGAGTGGGAGCTTCTGGCTATGAAGGCTGTGTCCTGGCTCCGCGCTCAGAACg caccATGTATGGCAGAGTGCGTGGAAGCTGGAAACACACTGTTGGGTTGCAGTGTGCAGAAAGACGTCCTGGGGCTCTGa
- the LOC118298930 gene encoding von Willebrand factor A domain-containing protein 5A-like isoform X1: MVNVCGLVTAKQEPVPLKSIEVELEVRDHVATVVSTLLYENKEDKPIEAVFVFPLPGDAAVCHFSATIGQTQIVAEVKEKQEAREEYDDALSSGQQAFLLEESEQSPDIFTLSVGSLPPGESASIRLEYVTELAVQADDGLRFCLPAVLNPRYRPRGSEGGEGAGVQVTSVPASLVPYSLSFSARVSSPRPVTKVESSCSLEPLQYLDTERTQASVKLAAGHRFDRDVELLIHYKDAHRPTAVAEAGQASAKPGTLMADPAVMLSLYPEFPESVMSSVASRGEFVLLMDRSGSMGSPMTNSKRHQTRISSARDTLLLLLKSLPMGCHFNIYSFGSAYEHVFPQSVEYSEKTLEEALRRVEAMDADLGGTEILQPLKHILSQPCIPSQPRQLFVFTDGQVANTKEVMSLVRKNSGSHRCFSFGIGEGASSALINGLAKEGGGHAQFITGTDRMQPKVMQSLRFALQPTVVDISITWDLPEGVSVTVLSPPITALFQGQRSLIYAQLSGESSEAAEGCVTVKYSLAAHPSQNQLRFSLKPAEDSGSTVHRLAARTRIRSLETEGQQGGGVKEKVVELSVQSGVSSSFTAFVAVNKGSGEPVRGPLVRRDVPTPDLRNAICGKRRQFRPMGLIPDMQPMMYSPRRVPHSRARPGTSGLFFSETSLLCSLVARNKTLCGLKQKIITRRKPKGVQRHGASPDFFDLACDEEEHATPQQFCRDPLLQLVSLQKASGCWLPDPALAASLGKTSEETEKTKPPSANRELWATILALIWLHGVKVDAKEEWELLAMKAVSWLRAQNAPCMAECVEAGNTLLGCSVQKDVLGL; the protein is encoded by the exons ATGGTGAACGTCTGTGGCCTCGTCACTGCCAAACAAGAGCCAG TTCCTCTGAAGAGCAtcgaggtggagctggaggtgaggGACCACGTGGCCACGGTGGTCTCCACTCTGCTCTACGAGAACAAGGAGGACAAACCCATAGAGGCCGTGTTCGTCTTCCCTCTGCCCGGAGACGCCGCCGTCTGTCACTTCAGTGCCACGATCGGTCAGACGCAGATTGTAGCCGAGGTGAAGGAGAAACAGGAG GCTCGCGAGGAGTATGACGACGCGCTGAGCTCCGGTCAGCAGGCCTTCCTGTTGGAGGAGAGCGAGCAGAGTCCGGACATATTCACTCTGAGCGTGGGCAGCCTGCCCCCGGGAGAGAGCGCCTCCATCAGGCTGGAGTACGTCACTGAGCTGGCCGTGCAGGCCGACGACGGCCTGAGGTTTTGTCTGCCTGCCGTGCTCAACCCTCGCTACCGACCTCGGG gaagtgaaggtggTGAAGGTGCCGGCGTCCAGGTGACCTCTGTTCCTGCCTCTCTGGTTCCCTACAGTCTGTCGTTCTCTGCCCGAGTGTCCTCTCCTCGCCCCGTCACTAAAGTGGAGTCCAGCTGCTCCCTGGAGCCTCTCCAGTACCTCGACACGGAGCGGACCCAGGCCTCG GTCAAGTTGGCTGCAGGACACAGGTTCGACCGAGACGTCGAACTGCTGATTCATTACAAAGATGCCCACCGGCCCACTGCGGTGGCGGAGGCGGGACAGGCCTCTGCCAAACCTG GGACTCTGATGGCAGATCCAGCGGTGATGCTGAGCCTGTACCCCGAGTTCCCCGAGTCGGTGATGTCGTCAGTCGCCTCACGTGGAGAGTTTGTGCTCCTGATGGATCGGTCGGGGAGTATGGGCTCACCTATGACAAACAGCAAGCGCCATCAGACTCGCATTAGCAGCGCCAGG gacactctgctgctcctgttgAAGAGCTTACCGATGGGCTGCCACTTCAACATCTACAGCTTCGGGTCCGCCTACGAGCACGTCTTCCC TCAGAGCGTGGAGTACAGCGAGAAGACCCTGGAAGAGGCCCTGAGGAGAGTCGAGGCGATGGATGCTGACCTGGGAGGAACAGAGATCCTTCAGCCCCTCAAACATATTCTCAGCCAGCCCTGCATTCCCAGTCAGCCGCGACAA CTCTTTGTCTTCACTGACGGACAGGTGGCCAACACCAAAGAGGTGATGAGCCTGGTGAGGAAGAATTCAGGCTCCCACAG GTGTTTCTCTTTTGGGATCGGAGAAGGAGCCAGCTCTGCTCTCATCAATGGGTTGGCCAAGGAAGGAGGAGGTCACGCTCAGTTCATCACAGGGACGGACAGGATGCAGCCTAAA GTGATGCAGTCGCTGCGATTTGCTCTGCAGCCAACGGTGGTGGACATCTCCATCACATGGGATCTGCCAGAGGGCGTGTCCGTCACCGTGCTCTCTCCGCCAATCACAGCACTTTtccagggtcagaggtcactgatTTACGCCCAGCTCAGCGGAGAG AGCTCGGAGGCAGCGGAGGGCTGCGTGACAGTGAAGTACAGCCTGGCGGCTCATCCCTCGCAGAACCAGCTCCGCTTCAGTCTGAAACCTGCAGAGGACTCTgg GTCAACGGTCCACAGGCTGGCCGCTCGCACCCGGATACGCAGCCTGGAGACGGAGGGGCAGCAAGgtggaggagtgaaggagaaggTGGTGGAGCTCAGTGTGCAGTCGGGAGTGAGCAGCTCCTTCACGGCCTTCGTCGCCGTGAACAAAGGCAGCGGCGAGCCGGTCAGAGGGCCGCTGGTGCGCAGAGACGTCCCAACGCCCG ACTTGCGTAACGCCATTTGTGGCAAGAGACGTCAGTTCAGGCCAATGG GTCTGATCCCTGACATGCAACCCATGATGT ACTCTCCCAGACGTGTCCCACATTCACGAGCTCGACCGGGGACCagtggattgtttttttctgagacgtctctgctctgctctctggtAGCTCGGAATAAAACATTGTGTGGTCTGAAGCAGAAGATCATCACCCGGAGAAAACCAAAAGGAGTACAGAGACATGGAGCGTCTCCGGATTTTTTTG actTAGCTtgtgatgaagaagaacatgCCACACCCCAGCAGTTTTGCAGAGaccctctgctgcagctggtctCCCTCCAGAAGGCGTCCGGCTGCTGGCTGCCTGATCCGGCTCTGGCTGCCTCGCTGGGGAAGACCagcgaggagacggagaaaaCAAAGCCTCCGTCG GCGAACCGGGAATTGTGGGCCACCATTCTGGCTCTGATCTGGCTCCATGGTGTCAAGGTGGATGCGAAGGAAGAGTGGGAGCTTCTGGCTATGAAGGCTGTGTCCTGGCTCCGCGCTCAGAACg caccATGTATGGCAGAGTGCGTGGAAGCTGGAAACACACTGTTGGGTTGCAGTGTGCAGAAAGACGTCCTGGGGCTCTGa
- the vwa7 gene encoding von Willebrand factor A domain-containing protein 7, translating to MSKGRGRIWEGSGRPMPRFILAYLLLLSALPCTGFLPNFWSRVLTLSWDSHTHQYITEQAVLNVTLETLTGTERPQGNAAEERARLGRGFWRAMGEVVKANAAMDFVSSTRSDPVYHFDSERVDSAVTMLRQFWAQTVLSVRAKEYQSARHSLGQLFHSLQDFYSHSNWVEMGQHSIYLHLLQPEEPAIPVAKEDTPTCMECFSPTCRNNLLPRLTNSQQHSQMLTTGYFSTFPPKPQGKCSHGGVLDSSRFLGAKGGINKDSTSPLFSPHYYLHVEAATLATEATLTVLRDLRDTVGHKDFLRLFSVKQVPALVFVMDTTGSMFEEITAARLRAHSIIQSRANSPGQTGTFLLVPFHDPAVGPVYETDDPNQFMQHMENLMALGGGDEPEMCLSAIQLALTHSPPLSEIFVFTDASPKDAHLFDAVKALALEKQSKVTFLLTEDPKYTTEVSGRRRRRRRKRRIMEPLSPDRFSLYSSLSSVSGGLTIFTTNSDIHRVSAIVEDNTAADKVTLLHVEISQELMSSHSFRVDSSVKNITLHFTGVLTECILTNPSDHSQSLLGGTGPLAALEHFEGLYRIRLLPPVQPGQWIVRAKSDGNLTFNVIGGSSVDFLYYFATVTNETHPGLARVEGSPIAGVPAFLVLAVTGLAPDEEASFSHLTLLGAQGETLQQVKLNSSSSSSSSSSSSSHSVDELVGQVDAVPRVPFCVRLTGRDGRGNKLERVSTEMVQPTHVQIQVFSVPRLVPGHSTMVDFDILNHGPARLFSLSMDDDRGYLHSRGPHRFHVAEQGSFRDQVNVHTPATAQAGATVTLTLTVRALDSADSNYAVAYLTVVPPDPDTSPPSCSAVGGRSTCPSACNESSWSASLVVSDRGRAGLAALQLQTGEGTLTLFLSPPTREEGSVGEGQEQAHSGDQTTSGDHHHHQHQHKARLEKGDSPLNVSQWVQGSSQPLWVRYTSSCCSARAELLVWDTAGNMKRCPLTPGQQRQTRDRSTETSGTGRMIPTHVLFLLFVLPWSPSL from the exons ATGTCAAAGGGCAGAGGAAGAATCTGGGAAGGGAGCGGGAGGCCAATGCCCCGGTTTATTCTcgcctacctcctcctcctctcggctTTGCCGTGCACGGGCTTCCTCCCCAACTTTTGGTCGCGAGTGTTGACGCTTTCCTGGGACTCGCACACGCACCAATACATCACAGAGCAGGCCGTGCTCAACGTCACCCTGGAGACGCTGACGGGCACCGAGAGGCCCCAGGGAAACGCTGCAGAGGAACGG GCCAGACTCGGCCGTGGCTTCTGGAGAGCAATGGGCGAGGTGGTGAAGGCCAACGCCGCCATGGACTTTGTGAGCTCCACCAGGTCCGACCCGGTGTACCACTTTGATTCGGAGCGCGTTGACAGCGCCGTGACAATGTTGCGGCAGTTCTGGGCCCAAACTGTGCTCTCCGTACGGGCCAAGGAGTACCAAAGTGCCCGTCACAGCTTGGGCCAGCTCTTCCACTCCCTGCAG GACTTCTACAGCCACAGTAACTGGGTGGAGATGGGCCAACACTCCATATacctccacctgctgcagccGGAGGAGCCAGCCATCCCTGTGGCCAAAG AGGACACGCCTACCTGTATGGAGTGCTTCAGTCCCACCTGTCGAAACAACCTCCTGCCAAGACTGACAAACTCCCAGCAACACTCCCAGATGCTCACCACTGGCTACTTCAGCACTTTCCCTCCAAAACCTCAGG GTAAATGTAGTCATGGAGGTGTTCTGGACAGTAGCCGCTTCCTGGGGGCTAAAGGGGGCATCAACAAAGACAGCACCTcacctctcttctcccctcactACTACCTCCATGTGGAAGCTGCCACTTTGGCCACTGAGGCCACTCTGACTGTACTGAGAGACCTCAGAGACACTGTGGGCCACAAAGACTTCCTCCG GCTCTTCAGCGTGAAGCAGGTCCCCGCCTTGGTCTTTGTCATGGACACCACGGGCAGCATGTTCGAGGAGATCACTGCCGCTCGCCTCCGGGCCCACTCCATCATTCAGAGCCGGGCCAACAGCCCGGGGCAGACTGGCACCTTTCTCCTCGTGCCCTTCCATGACCCAG CCGTAGGACCAGTGTACGAGACTGACGACCCAAACCAGTTCATGCAGCACATGGAGAACCTGATGGcgctgggaggaggagacgaaccGGAGATGTGCCTCTCGGCCATTCAG ctggCACTCACTCACAGTCCACCGCTGTCTGAGATCTTTGTTTTCACCGATGCTTCGCCTAAAGATGCCCACTTGTTCGATGCGGTGAAGGCCCTCGCACTGGAGAAACAGAGCAAG GTGACGTTCCTCCTCACTGAAGACCCCAAGTACACGACAGAGgtcagcgggaggaggaggaggaggaggaggaagaggaggatcatGGAACCTTTGTCCCCGGATCgtttctctctctactcgtccctctcctccgtGTCAGGAGGGTTGACCATATTCACCACCAACTCTGACATCCACAGGGTCTCTGCCATAGTGGAGGACAACACAGCGGCAGACAAG gTGACCCTGCTCCATGTGGAGATTTCCCAGGAGCTGATGTCCTCTCATTCCTTCAGAGTCGACAGCTCAGTTAAAAACATCACCCTACATTTCACCGGCGTCCTGACAGAGTGTATCCTCACCAATCCTTCAG ACCACAGCCAGTCTCTGTTGGGTGGGACCGGCCCTCTGGCGGCGTTGGAGCACTTCGAGGGTCTGTACCGAATCCGCCTGCTGCCTCCTGTGCAGCCGGGCCAGTGGATAGTCCGCGCCAAAAGTGACGGGAACCTCACGTTCAATGTGATcg GTGGCAGCAGTGTGGATTTCCTGTATTACTTTGCCACTGTGACCAATGAGACGCACCCAGGTCTGGCCAGAGTGGAGGGCAGTCCGATAGCAG GTGTCCCCGCCTTCCTGGTGCTGGCCGTCACAGGCCTGGCTCCGGACGAGGAGGCGTCTTTCAGTCACCTGACACTGCTGGGAGCTCAAGGGGAAACCCTCCAGCAAGTGAAGCTGaactcctcctcgtcctcctcgtcctcctcatcatcttcatcccaCTCTGTGGACGAGCTGGTGGGACAGGTGGACGCCGTGCCCAGAGTTCCCTTCTGTGTTCGCCTCACGGGCCGAGACGGACGGGGAAACAAGCTGGAGAGGGTTTCCACGGAGATGGTGCAGCCCACTCATGTTCAGATCCAG GTGTTTTCTGTCCCCCGCCTCGTACCTGGGCACAGCACAATGGTCGACTTCGACATCCTTAACCACGGCCCGGCCCGACTCTTCAGTCTAAGCATGGACGACGACCGTGGATATCTTCATAGCAGAGGACCTCACAG GTTCCACGTTGCAGAACAAGGGTCTTTCCGTGATCAGGTGAACGTCCACACTCCGGCCACGGCACAGGCAGGAGCGACCGTCACGCTCACCCTCACCGTGCGAGCTCTCGACTCCGCAGACTCAAATTACGCCGTTGCCTACTTGACCGTGGTGCCACCG GATCCTGACACGTCCCCGCCGTCCTGCTCGGCCGTAGGCGGGCGGTCCACCTGTCCGTCCGCTTGCAACGAGTCGAGCTGGAGCGCCTCTCTGGTCGTGTCGGACAGAGGGCGCGCTGGCCTCGCGGCCCTCCAGCTACAGACGGGTGAAGGCACGTTGACTTTATTCCTCAGCCCCCCgaccagagaggaggggagcgtGGGCGAGGGCCAGGAACAGGCTCACAGCGGGGACCAGACGACCAGCGGagaccaccaccatcaccaacaCCAGCACAAGGCCAGATTGGAGAAAGGAGACTCCCCTTTGAATGTGTCCCAGTGGGTCCAGGGCTCGTCACAGCCGCTGTGGGTGAGGTACacgtccagctgctgctccgccCGGGCAGAGCTGCTGGTGTGGGACACGGCGGGGAACATGAAGCGCTGCCCCCTGACGCCTGGTCAGCAGAGGCAGACGAGAGACAGGAGCACGGAGACCAGCGGAACCGGGCGGATGATACCCACACACGTCCTCTTTTTGCTCTTCGTCCTGCCGTGGTCTCCTTCGCTTTAG